In Streptomyces sp. NBC_01717, one DNA window encodes the following:
- the tilS gene encoding tRNA lysidine(34) synthetase TilS: MGPHPAVAAIRLAVRRVLHDVLNEFAERTDHNEHIAHTERASRPEFAEAGTGRCGAALPDRPALPERPDTPLVLVACSGGADSMALASALAFEARKLAVRAGGITVDHNLQDGSDVRAAEVVARLRDMHLDPVEAVAVHVGSEGGPEAAARDARYAALDAAAERHGAAAVLLGHTRDDQAETVLLGLARGSGIRSLSGMAAASGPAGRYRRPFLQLDRQTARKACLVQSLPVWDDPHNIDPAYTRSRLRHEGLPALEKALGKGVVGALARTAQLSRDDADALDTWAAEADSAVRDDAGQLECAKLYALPPAVRRRVLRRAAVEAGAPAGSLFARHIEEVDRLITGWRGQQAINLPGRVEARRQGGRLVIRQS; the protein is encoded by the coding sequence ATGGGTCCCCATCCTGCGGTCGCGGCGATACGCCTGGCGGTCCGCCGCGTACTCCACGACGTACTCAACGAATTCGCCGAACGCACCGATCACAACGAACACATCGCACATACCGAGCGCGCCTCGCGCCCCGAGTTCGCCGAAGCCGGCACGGGCAGGTGCGGCGCCGCCCTTCCCGACCGTCCCGCGCTCCCCGAACGGCCCGACACCCCGCTGGTGCTGGTCGCCTGTTCCGGTGGCGCCGACTCCATGGCGCTCGCCTCCGCCCTCGCCTTCGAGGCCCGCAAGCTGGCCGTCCGGGCCGGCGGCATCACCGTCGACCACAACCTCCAGGACGGGTCCGACGTCCGCGCCGCCGAGGTCGTCGCCCGGCTCAGGGACATGCACCTCGACCCGGTCGAGGCCGTCGCCGTGCACGTCGGCAGCGAGGGCGGTCCCGAGGCCGCCGCCCGTGACGCCCGCTACGCCGCCCTGGACGCGGCGGCCGAGCGGCACGGCGCCGCCGCGGTGCTGCTCGGCCACACCCGCGACGACCAGGCGGAGACGGTCCTGCTCGGCCTCGCCCGCGGCTCCGGTATCCGCTCGCTCTCCGGCATGGCCGCCGCATCGGGCCCGGCCGGCCGCTACCGCCGCCCCTTCCTCCAGCTCGACCGGCAGACCGCCCGCAAGGCCTGCCTCGTCCAGTCCCTGCCCGTCTGGGACGACCCGCACAACATCGACCCCGCCTACACCCGCTCCCGGCTGCGTCACGAGGGCCTGCCCGCCCTGGAGAAGGCCCTCGGCAAAGGCGTCGTCGGGGCCCTGGCCCGTACCGCGCAGCTCTCCCGCGACGACGCCGACGCCCTGGACACCTGGGCCGCCGAGGCCGACTCCGCCGTACGCGACGACGCCGGGCAGCTGGAGTGCGCCAAGCTGTACGCGCTGCCGCCCGCCGTCCGCCGTCGGGTGCTGCGCCGTGCGGCCGTGGAGGCGGGTGCTCCGGCCGGCTCGCTGTTCGCCCGGCACATCGAAGAAGTCGACCGGTTGATCACCGGCTGGCGCGGCCAGCAGGCCATCAACCTCCCCGGCCGAGTCGAAGCCCGGCGCCAGGGTGGCAGACTGGTGATTCGGCAGAGCTGA
- the folK gene encoding 2-amino-4-hydroxy-6-hydroxymethyldihydropteridine diphosphokinase — MTAFSTEGQSDPTVQPVPASVVEQVDAADITLSNPKRAVLSLGSNLGNRLETLQGAIDALEDTPGLRVKAVSPVYETEPWGVAPGSQPLYFNAVIVVKTTLPPSSLLERGQAIEEAFERVREERWGARTIDVDIVAYADVVSDDPVLTLPHPRAHERAFVLAPWHDIDPEAQLPGRGPVADLLNGVGHEGIRPRPDLELRLPE, encoded by the coding sequence ATGACTGCATTTTCTACCGAGGGGCAGAGCGACCCGACCGTACAGCCGGTCCCCGCCTCCGTGGTCGAGCAGGTGGACGCCGCGGACATCACCCTTTCGAACCCCAAACGCGCCGTGCTCTCCCTCGGCTCCAACCTCGGCAACCGGCTGGAGACCCTGCAGGGCGCCATCGACGCGCTGGAGGACACCCCCGGTCTCCGGGTCAAGGCAGTCTCCCCGGTGTACGAGACGGAGCCCTGGGGCGTCGCCCCCGGCTCCCAGCCGCTGTACTTCAACGCGGTGATCGTCGTGAAGACGACGCTTCCCCCGTCCTCCCTCCTGGAGCGCGGCCAGGCCATCGAGGAGGCCTTCGAGCGCGTCCGTGAGGAGCGCTGGGGCGCGCGCACCATCGACGTGGACATCGTGGCGTACGCGGACGTCGTCTCCGACGACCCGGTCCTCACCCTCCCCCACCCCCGGGCCCATGAGCGCGCCTTCGTCCTCGCCCCGTGGCACGACATCGACCCCGAGGCCCAGCTGCCCGGCCGCGGCCCGGTCGCCGACCTGCTCAACGGTGTCGGACACGAGGGCATACGTCCCCGGCCCGATCTGGAACTCCGCCTGCCCGAGTAG
- the hpt gene encoding hypoxanthine phosphoribosyltransferase yields MGTDLQAVLLTKEEIDAKLVELAAKIDAEYAGKDLLIVGVLKGAVMVMADLARALSTPVTMDWMAVSSYGAGTQSSGVVRILKDLDTDIKGKHVLIVEDIIDSGLTLSWLMSNLGSREPASLEICTLLRKPDAAKVALDCKWVGFDIPNEFVVGYGLDYAEKYRNLPFVGTLAPHVYGG; encoded by the coding sequence ATGGGCACCGACCTTCAGGCGGTGCTCCTCACCAAGGAAGAGATCGACGCGAAGCTCGTCGAGCTGGCCGCGAAGATCGACGCGGAGTACGCGGGCAAGGACCTGCTCATCGTCGGCGTCCTCAAGGGCGCGGTGATGGTGATGGCCGATCTGGCGCGCGCACTGTCCACCCCCGTCACCATGGACTGGATGGCTGTCTCGTCGTACGGCGCGGGCACCCAGTCGTCCGGTGTCGTCCGGATCCTCAAGGACCTGGACACCGACATCAAGGGCAAGCACGTCCTGATCGTCGAGGACATCATCGACTCGGGCCTGACGCTGTCCTGGCTGATGTCGAACCTGGGCTCGCGTGAGCCCGCCAGCCTGGAGATCTGCACCCTGCTGCGCAAGCCGGACGCCGCGAAGGTCGCGCTCGACTGCAAGTGGGTCGGCTTCGACATCCCCAACGAGTTCGTCGTCGGTTACGGCCTGGACTACGCGGAGAAGTACCGCAACCTGCCCTTCGTCGGGACGCTCGCCCCGCACGTCTACGGCGGCTGA
- the folE gene encoding GTP cyclohydrolase I FolE has translation MTDPVTLDGQGSIGEFDEKRAEAAVRELLVAVGEDPDREGLRETPGRVARAYKEIFAGLHQAPEDVLTTTFDLGHDEMVLVKDIEVFSTCEHHLVPFRGVAHVGYIPATTGKITGLSKLARLVDVYARRPQVQERLTTQIADSLMRILEPRGAIVVVECEHMCMSMRGIRKPGAKTLTSAVRGQLRDPATRAEAMSLIMAR, from the coding sequence ATGACCGACCCGGTGACGCTGGACGGCCAGGGTTCGATCGGTGAGTTCGACGAGAAGCGGGCCGAGGCCGCGGTGCGCGAGCTTCTCGTCGCTGTCGGGGAGGACCCGGACCGGGAGGGTCTGCGGGAGACGCCGGGACGGGTGGCCCGGGCGTACAAGGAGATATTCGCAGGCCTGCACCAGGCGCCCGAGGACGTCCTGACGACCACGTTCGACCTCGGCCACGACGAGATGGTGCTGGTGAAGGACATCGAGGTGTTCTCGACCTGTGAGCACCACCTGGTGCCGTTCCGGGGCGTCGCGCACGTCGGGTACATCCCGGCGACCACCGGAAAGATCACCGGCCTGTCGAAGCTGGCCCGGCTCGTCGACGTCTACGCCCGGCGCCCGCAGGTCCAGGAGCGGCTCACCACGCAGATCGCCGACTCGCTGATGAGGATTCTGGAGCCGCGCGGAGCCATCGTCGTGGTCGAGTGCGAGCACATGTGCATGTCGATGCGTGGGATCCGCAAGCCGGGCGCGAAGACGCTGACGTCGGCGGTACGCGGCCAGCTCCGTGACCCCGCGACGCGCGCGGAGGCGATGAGCCTGATCATGGCGCGCTGA
- a CDS encoding zinc-dependent metalloprotease: MTSIGGAEMVDWNLAVATATRLVRPGPDISREEAREVVAELRRHAKSAEEHVRSFTRMIPEGTEPEDTPVLVVDRAGWIRANVAGFRELLRPLLEKMQDRRGNSPGGAVLGAVGGKVTGVELGMLLSFLASRVLGQYETFAPAGRDLPASANGGGRLLLVAPNIVHVERELEVDPHDFRLWVALHEETHRTQFTGVPWLRDHLQGEIQSFLDETDVDPMTVLERLREAAQSLAGGRPEGEDGEDGGRSLVEIVQTPAQREILGRLTAVMSLLEGHADYVMDGVGPEVVSSVGEIREKFQQRRARGASRLDQALRKLLGLDAKLRQYRDGERFVRAVVDEVGMDGFNRVWTSPNTLPTKAEIAAPADWIARVHRKAES, from the coding sequence ATGACGAGCATCGGTGGTGCCGAGATGGTCGACTGGAATCTGGCGGTTGCGACCGCGACCCGGCTTGTACGGCCGGGCCCCGACATCAGCCGCGAGGAGGCCCGCGAAGTCGTCGCGGAGCTCCGCCGGCATGCCAAGTCCGCGGAGGAACACGTCCGCTCCTTCACGCGGATGATCCCCGAGGGGACCGAACCGGAGGACACCCCGGTCCTGGTCGTCGACCGGGCGGGCTGGATCAGGGCGAACGTCGCGGGCTTCCGCGAACTGCTCCGCCCCCTCCTGGAGAAGATGCAGGACCGGCGCGGCAACAGCCCGGGCGGCGCCGTGCTCGGCGCGGTCGGCGGCAAGGTCACCGGTGTCGAACTGGGCATGCTGCTGTCGTTCCTGGCCTCCCGGGTGCTCGGTCAGTACGAGACCTTCGCCCCGGCCGGCCGCGACCTCCCGGCCTCGGCCAACGGCGGTGGCAGGCTGCTGCTCGTCGCCCCGAACATCGTCCACGTCGAGCGTGAACTGGAGGTCGACCCGCACGACTTCCGGCTCTGGGTCGCACTCCACGAGGAGACCCACCGCACCCAGTTCACCGGTGTGCCGTGGCTCCGCGACCACCTGCAGGGTGAGATCCAGTCATTCCTCGACGAGACCGACGTCGACCCGATGACCGTGCTGGAGCGGCTCCGCGAGGCCGCCCAGTCGCTCGCCGGCGGCCGGCCCGAGGGCGAGGACGGCGAGGACGGCGGCCGCAGCCTCGTGGAGATCGTCCAGACTCCTGCACAGCGCGAGATCCTCGGCCGGCTCACCGCCGTGATGTCCCTGCTCGAAGGGCACGCCGACTATGTGATGGACGGCGTCGGCCCCGAGGTCGTGTCCTCCGTCGGCGAGATCCGGGAGAAGTTCCAGCAGCGCCGGGCGCGCGGCGCCTCGCGGCTCGACCAGGCGCTCCGCAAGCTCCTCGGCCTCGACGCCAAACTGCGCCAGTACCGGGACGGCGAACGGTTCGTACGCGCCGTGGTCGACGAGGTCGGCATGGACGGCTTCAACCGGGTCTGGACGTCCCCGAACACCCTTCCCACCAAGGCCGAGATCGCCGCTCCGGCCGACTGGATCGCGAGGGTGCACCGTAAGGCAGAGTCGTGA
- a CDS encoding DUF3180 domain-containing protein, with product MRQLRLGVLAGIFVAAGVLSWGGARLWDSLDTLPSVPLAAPVVLAVIAVILLATALSIRSRLRAQRERRPGAKGVEPLMAARAVVFGQASALVVSLVAGLYGGVGVFLLGSLDVPARRDQAIYAGFAVLAGIGVIAAALFLERVCKLPDDKDDDKSAASA from the coding sequence GTGAGGCAACTACGGCTCGGGGTACTGGCCGGAATCTTCGTCGCGGCAGGCGTGCTGTCCTGGGGCGGTGCCCGCCTCTGGGACTCGCTCGACACGCTGCCGAGCGTGCCTCTCGCCGCGCCCGTCGTGCTCGCGGTGATCGCCGTCATCCTGCTCGCGACAGCGCTCTCCATCCGCTCCCGGCTGCGCGCCCAGCGTGAGCGCCGCCCGGGCGCGAAGGGCGTCGAGCCGCTGATGGCGGCCCGCGCCGTGGTGTTCGGCCAGGCCAGCGCCCTGGTCGTCTCGCTGGTCGCCGGCCTGTACGGCGGCGTGGGGGTCTTCCTGCTCGGCTCGCTCGATGTGCCTGCCCGCCGCGACCAGGCGATCTACGCCGGCTTCGCGGTGCTGGCCGGCATCGGGGTGATTGCCGCCGCCCTGTTCCTGGAACGTGTCTGCAAGCTCCCGGACGACAAGGACGACGACAAGAGCGCCGCTTCCGCCTGA
- the ftsH gene encoding ATP-dependent zinc metalloprotease FtsH, which yields MDVKRYFRGPVMWIVLAVLAVVVLMQVVGSSGGYKTVDTGKVIQAISKDQVEQAKLTTGDEQILKIELKDGQKLSGESGSKFQASYIGDQGVQLADTLQKKFESGDIEKGYTVSPSKQSPFISILLSLLPFVLIVVVFLFLMNQMQGGGSKVMQFGKSKAKLITKDTPKTTFADVAGSDEAVEELHEIKEFLQEPAKFQAVGAKIPKGVLLYGPPGTGKTLLARAVAGEAGVPFYSISGSDFVEMFVGVGASRVRDLFEQAKANAPAIVFVDEIDAVGRHRGAGLGGGHDEREQTLNQLLVEMDGFDVKGGVILIAATNRPDILDPALLRPGRFDRQIAVDRPDMQGRLEILKVHQKGKPVAPDVDLGAVARRTPGFTGADLSNVLNEAALLTARSNLKLIDNEMLDEAIDRVVAGPQKRTRIMSDKEKKITAYHEGGHALVAAASPNSDPVHKITILSRGRALGYTMVLPEEDKYSTTRNEMLDQLAYMLGGRAAEELVFHDPTTGAANDIEKASATARAMVTQYGMTERLGAIKFGGDNTEPFLGREMGHQRDYSEEVAALVDEEVKKLIETAHNEAWEILVENRDVLDNLVLQLLEKETLGKEQIAEIFAGIVKRPARPAWTGSARRTPSTRPPVLSPKELALTNGVTTANGSAPTDTAPAAEAVPEERPES from the coding sequence ATGGACGTGAAGCGATACTTCCGTGGGCCGGTCATGTGGATCGTGCTGGCCGTCCTCGCCGTGGTCGTGTTGATGCAGGTCGTCGGCTCGTCTGGCGGCTACAAGACGGTGGACACCGGCAAGGTGATCCAGGCGATCAGCAAGGACCAGGTGGAGCAGGCCAAGCTGACCACCGGTGACGAACAGATCCTCAAGATTGAGCTGAAGGACGGCCAGAAACTCTCGGGCGAGTCCGGCAGCAAGTTCCAGGCGAGCTACATCGGTGACCAGGGTGTCCAGCTTGCCGACACGCTGCAGAAGAAGTTCGAGAGCGGTGACATCGAGAAGGGTTACACCGTCTCGCCGTCGAAGCAGTCGCCGTTCATCTCGATCCTTCTCTCGCTGCTGCCCTTCGTCCTGATCGTGGTCGTCTTCCTGTTCCTGATGAATCAGATGCAGGGTGGCGGCTCCAAGGTCATGCAGTTCGGCAAGTCCAAGGCCAAGCTGATCACCAAGGACACCCCGAAGACGACGTTCGCCGATGTGGCGGGGTCCGACGAGGCGGTCGAGGAACTCCACGAGATCAAGGAGTTCCTCCAGGAGCCGGCGAAGTTCCAGGCCGTCGGGGCCAAGATCCCCAAGGGCGTCCTGCTGTACGGGCCTCCCGGTACGGGCAAGACGCTGCTCGCACGCGCCGTCGCGGGCGAGGCGGGCGTCCCGTTCTACTCGATCTCCGGTTCCGACTTCGTCGAGATGTTCGTCGGTGTCGGCGCCTCCCGGGTCCGTGACCTGTTCGAGCAGGCCAAGGCGAACGCCCCGGCGATCGTCTTCGTCGACGAGATCGACGCCGTCGGGCGGCACCGCGGTGCGGGTCTCGGCGGTGGTCACGACGAGCGCGAGCAGACCCTGAACCAGCTGCTCGTCGAGATGGACGGATTCGACGTGAAGGGCGGCGTGATCCTGATCGCCGCCACGAACCGGCCGGACATCCTCGACCCGGCGCTGCTGCGTCCGGGCCGCTTCGACCGGCAGATCGCGGTCGACCGGCCGGACATGCAGGGCCGTCTCGAGATCCTCAAGGTGCACCAGAAGGGCAAGCCGGTCGCCCCGGACGTCGATCTCGGCGCCGTGGCCCGTCGTACGCCCGGCTTCACCGGTGCCGACCTGTCGAACGTGCTGAACGAAGCTGCGCTCCTCACGGCGCGCAGCAACCTGAAGCTGATCGACAACGAGATGCTGGACGAGGCGATCGACCGCGTCGTGGCCGGCCCGCAGAAGCGGACCCGGATCATGTCCGACAAGGAGAAGAAGATCACCGCGTACCACGAGGGCGGACACGCCCTGGTCGCGGCGGCTTCGCCGAACTCGGACCCGGTGCACAAGATCACGATCCTCTCCCGCGGCCGCGCCCTCGGTTACACGATGGTGCTGCCCGAGGAGGACAAGTACTCCACGACGCGCAACGAGATGCTCGACCAGCTCGCCTACATGCTGGGCGGGCGCGCGGCCGAGGAGCTGGTCTTCCACGACCCGACCACCGGCGCTGCGAACGACATCGAGAAGGCCAGTGCCACGGCCCGCGCGATGGTCACGCAGTACGGCATGACGGAGCGGCTCGGCGCGATCAAGTTCGGCGGCGACAACACCGAGCCCTTCCTGGGCCGGGAGATGGGCCACCAGCGCGACTACTCGGAAGAGGTCGCGGCGCTCGTCGACGAAGAGGTCAAGAAGCTCATCGAGACCGCGCACAACGAGGCCTGGGAGATCCTCGTCGAGAACCGCGACGTTCTCGACAACCTGGTCCTCCAGCTGCTGGAGAAGGAGACCCTCGGCAAGGAGCAGATCGCCGAGATCTTCGCCGGAATCGTGAAGCGTCCGGCCCGTCCGGCGTGGACCGGCTCCGCACGGCGTACGCCGTCGACGCGGCCTCCGGTGCTCTCGCCGAAGGAACTCGCTCTCACCAACGGTGTCACCACGGCCAACGGCTCGGCGCCGACGGACACCGCCCCGGCCGCCGAGGCGGTCCCGGAGGAGCGTCCGGAGAGCTAG